From Micromonospora nigra, one genomic window encodes:
- a CDS encoding peptidase, translating to MRTPVWVATLLAAGLPLTPGTALAAPTPSPGATTVTKAGTSFLTATTVAAGQPVRVGASTGEHLYWSFPAAAGQTHEITATVTFGKGRSGASTWTVDVFDGLRRRQACTAGAQTPTATAAATSVALGCTLRQVRPWAEPWSADPLPGTYYVRLAVTDLPEADLGQPVDVELLVSADGEGGASREDGELAAPLVPNTRAGQVLAGEPTAAAEADDEEFSFTAWLPDAGSRWIWTTAGGVLAAVAGVVGFALTRRPARR from the coding sequence ATGCGTACCCCCGTCTGGGTCGCCACGCTGCTCGCCGCCGGCCTGCCGCTGACGCCGGGCACGGCTCTGGCCGCGCCCACCCCCTCGCCCGGTGCGACCACCGTCACCAAGGCCGGCACGTCGTTCCTCACCGCCACCACCGTCGCCGCCGGCCAGCCCGTGCGGGTCGGCGCGTCGACGGGCGAGCACCTGTACTGGTCGTTCCCGGCGGCGGCCGGACAGACCCACGAGATCACCGCGACCGTCACCTTCGGCAAGGGCCGCAGCGGCGCGTCCACCTGGACCGTCGACGTCTTCGACGGGCTGCGCCGCCGGCAGGCGTGCACCGCCGGGGCACAGACCCCGACCGCCACGGCCGCCGCGACCAGCGTGGCCCTGGGCTGCACGCTCCGCCAGGTTCGCCCCTGGGCCGAGCCGTGGTCCGCCGACCCGCTGCCCGGCACCTACTACGTCAGGCTGGCCGTCACCGACCTGCCCGAGGCCGACCTGGGCCAGCCGGTCGACGTGGAGCTGCTGGTCTCCGCCGACGGCGAGGGCGGCGCGTCCCGCGAGGACGGGGAACTCGCCGCACCGCTGGTGCCGAACACCAGGGCGGGGCAGGTGCTGGCCGGCGAACCGACCGCCGCCGCGGAGGCCGACGACGAGGAGTTCAGCTTCACGGCCTGGCTGCCCGACGCCGGCTCACGGTGGATCTGGACCACCGCGGGCGGGGTGCTCGCGGCGGTCGCGGGTGTCGTCGGGTTCGCGCTGACCAGAAGGCCCGCGCGCCGCTGA
- a CDS encoding VWA domain-containing protein, translating into MINKRRSAAVVLGLLAAAALTGPAPAAARDEPDETPAEPPKVELVLDVSGSMRARDIDGRSRIDVAQQAFGEVVDALPDGTQLGIRVLGATYPGKDKAQGCRDTQQIVPVGPVDRVRAKAAVATLRPTGFTPVGLALREAAKDLGTGSTARRIVLITDGEDTCAPPDPCEVARELAAQGTRLVVDTLGLAPDEKVRRQLLCIAAATGGTYTAAQSADELTGRIKQLVDRARDTYTATPAQVDGSAACAGAPLLAPGVYTDREKFSEHRWYRVPVRAGQELRASVSLAVDRPVNPDHGVLLRATAPDGRELVRGVDAGSGRTDVVSAGLRWSGAEAEPDGAEPDEAGPTPGASAAAPAVVCLVVSNSLAPRPGTETSPGMPIELTVDVVAASPAPDGPDLGRGWTLLLLLTLAGLLTGLLAGLLTRWWVATWREN; encoded by the coding sequence GTGATCAACAAGAGACGATCGGCAGCCGTCGTCCTCGGACTCCTGGCTGCCGCCGCACTGACCGGTCCGGCGCCCGCCGCGGCCCGCGACGAGCCGGACGAGACCCCCGCCGAGCCGCCGAAGGTCGAGCTGGTGCTCGACGTCAGCGGCTCGATGCGGGCCCGCGACATCGACGGGCGCAGCCGCATCGACGTGGCGCAGCAGGCGTTCGGCGAGGTGGTCGACGCGTTGCCCGACGGCACCCAGCTCGGCATCCGGGTGCTCGGCGCGACCTACCCGGGCAAGGACAAGGCCCAGGGCTGCCGGGACACCCAGCAGATCGTGCCGGTCGGCCCGGTGGACCGGGTGCGGGCAAAGGCAGCGGTGGCCACCCTGCGCCCGACCGGGTTCACGCCCGTCGGGCTGGCGTTGCGGGAGGCCGCGAAGGATCTCGGCACCGGCAGCACCGCCCGGCGGATCGTGCTGATCACCGACGGGGAGGACACCTGCGCCCCGCCGGACCCGTGCGAGGTCGCCCGGGAACTGGCCGCGCAGGGGACCCGGCTGGTGGTCGACACCCTCGGCCTGGCCCCTGACGAGAAGGTACGCCGGCAGCTGCTGTGCATCGCCGCCGCCACCGGCGGGACGTACACGGCGGCGCAGAGCGCCGACGAGCTGACCGGGCGGATCAAGCAGCTCGTCGACCGGGCCCGTGACACGTACACGGCGACCCCCGCCCAGGTCGACGGCTCGGCGGCATGCGCGGGTGCGCCCCTGCTCGCCCCCGGTGTCTACACGGACCGGGAGAAGTTCTCGGAGCACCGCTGGTACCGGGTGCCGGTGCGGGCCGGGCAGGAGCTGCGCGCCTCGGTCAGCCTGGCCGTCGACCGGCCGGTGAACCCCGACCACGGGGTGCTGCTGCGAGCCACCGCTCCCGACGGGCGGGAACTGGTACGGGGCGTGGACGCGGGCAGCGGGCGTACCGACGTCGTCTCGGCGGGTCTGCGCTGGTCGGGTGCCGAGGCCGAACCCGACGGGGCCGAACCCGACGAGGCGGGGCCGACACCGGGCGCCAGCGCCGCCGCGCCGGCCGTCGTCTGCCTGGTGGTCAGCAACTCGCTCGCTCCCCGGCCGGGCACCGAGACCAGCCCCGGCATGCCGATCGAATTGACCGTCGACGTGGTCGCCGCGTCCCCCGCCCCGGACGGGCCGGATCTCGGCCGGGGCTGGACGCTGCTGCTCCTGCTGACCCTGGCGGGTCTGCTCACCGGCCTGCTCGCCGGGCTGCTCACCCGCTGGTGGGTCGCCACGTGGAGGGAGAACTGA
- a CDS encoding DUF4352 domain-containing protein: MAVVVALLCCAGGVAALLVAGRAANEAAEALPTPGPARDAPGDAPTPRGGEPSRPATQGETFGMKPGDTLIIEDDKGTIEITVTSFRTVKEGCLSFSPKPKKGLYLIAEVTATITTGTSSINPFFFEWVADDGTTTNGLAGIFAGCGDPLSSGTNLRAGSKRAGTLAFDVTDDKGTLEYRHNFKTEGSWQP, encoded by the coding sequence GTGGCGGTCGTGGTCGCGCTGCTCTGCTGCGCCGGCGGCGTGGCCGCCCTCCTCGTCGCCGGCCGGGCTGCCAACGAGGCCGCCGAGGCGCTTCCCACCCCGGGCCCTGCCCGTGACGCGCCCGGCGACGCCCCGACCCCGCGCGGCGGTGAGCCCTCCCGCCCGGCCACGCAGGGCGAGACCTTCGGCATGAAGCCCGGCGACACCCTGATCATCGAGGACGACAAGGGCACGATCGAGATCACGGTGACGAGCTTCCGTACCGTCAAGGAGGGCTGCCTGTCCTTCTCCCCGAAGCCGAAGAAGGGGCTCTACCTGATCGCCGAGGTGACCGCCACGATCACCACGGGCACCAGTTCGATCAATCCGTTCTTCTTCGAGTGGGTGGCCGACGACGGCACCACGACCAACGGGCTGGCTGGCATCTTCGCCGGCTGCGGCGATCCGCTCAGCTCCGGCACCAACCTGCGCGCCGGCAGCAAGCGGGCGGGCACGCTGGCCTTCGACGTTACCGACGACAAGGGCACGCTGGAGTACCGGCACAACTTCAAGACCGAGGGTTCCTGGCAGCCCTGA
- a CDS encoding 4'-phosphopantetheinyl transferase family protein, translating into MHDLLPPAVAVAVAGPADWTGDLLPAERDCLSPRAVESRRRDFTAGRVCARRAMGALGLPPVAVPSAEDRSPVWPAGVVGAITHTRGYCAAAAARAAQVRAVGLDAERHRDLTPDVRRLICLPEEDDRCARLPAGTSWPTVLFSAKETVYKVWHPLVGTWLDFHDALVEIDPDAGTFLARIAPARLAESPVVDPPPVVAGRFAVDATLVRTAAALLLG; encoded by the coding sequence GTGCATGACCTGCTGCCCCCGGCGGTGGCCGTGGCGGTGGCCGGCCCGGCCGACTGGACGGGTGACCTGCTTCCCGCCGAACGGGACTGCCTCAGCCCCCGCGCGGTGGAGAGCCGGCGGCGCGACTTCACCGCCGGTCGGGTCTGCGCCCGCCGGGCGATGGGCGCCCTCGGCCTCCCCCCGGTGGCCGTGCCCTCCGCCGAGGACCGCTCGCCGGTGTGGCCGGCGGGCGTGGTCGGGGCCATCACCCACACCCGTGGCTACTGTGCGGCGGCGGCGGCCCGGGCCGCACAGGTCCGGGCGGTCGGCCTGGACGCCGAACGACATCGTGACCTCACGCCGGACGTCCGCCGGCTGATCTGCCTGCCGGAGGAGGACGACCGGTGCGCCCGGCTGCCGGCGGGCACCTCGTGGCCGACGGTGCTGTTCAGCGCCAAGGAGACCGTCTACAAGGTCTGGCACCCGCTGGTGGGCACCTGGCTGGACTTCCACGACGCTCTGGTGGAGATCGACCCCGACGCCGGGACGTTCCTGGCCCGGATCGCCCCCGCCCGTCTCGCCGAGTCGCCCGTGGTCGACCCGCCGCCGGTGGTGGCCGGACGGTTCGCGGTCGATGCCACCCTTGTCCGTACGGCCGCTGCGCTGCTGCTCGGCTGA
- a CDS encoding HNH endonuclease family protein, translating into MTRPLRWIGGLLAAVTAAALGGAAPAHAATISVPLRTLVANLPVSTEVRTGYSRDLFPHWIDADRDGCNTRYEVLIAEATTRPSVGSGCYLTGGRWYSYYDNVYWTQPSDLDIDHLVPLAEAWDSGARNWTTSRRQAFANDLGDVRSLVAVTDNVNQAKGDQDPAEWLPTNQRCRYVGEWAAVKTRWRLSVNSAEKNTLTSLANSCSNVTITVTHAY; encoded by the coding sequence ATGACCCGCCCCCTCCGCTGGATCGGTGGCCTGCTGGCCGCCGTGACCGCCGCCGCACTCGGCGGCGCCGCCCCCGCCCACGCCGCCACCATCTCGGTGCCGCTGCGCACCCTCGTCGCCAACCTGCCGGTGTCCACCGAGGTCCGCACCGGCTACAGCCGGGACCTCTTCCCCCACTGGATCGACGCCGACCGAGACGGCTGCAACACGCGGTACGAGGTGCTCATCGCCGAGGCCACCACCCGCCCGAGTGTCGGCTCCGGCTGCTACCTCACCGGCGGGCGCTGGTACTCGTACTACGACAACGTCTACTGGACCCAGCCGTCCGACCTGGACATCGACCACCTGGTGCCGCTGGCCGAGGCATGGGACTCGGGGGCGCGGAACTGGACCACCTCACGCCGCCAGGCGTTCGCCAACGACCTGGGCGACGTCCGTTCCCTGGTCGCCGTCACCGACAACGTCAACCAGGCCAAGGGGGACCAGGACCCGGCGGAGTGGCTGCCGACGAACCAGCGGTGCCGCTACGTGGGCGAGTGGGCGGCGGTGAAGACCCGGTGGCGGCTCAGCGTCAACAGCGCCGAGAAGAACACCCTGACGAGCCTCGCCAACTCCTGCTCCAACGTCACGATCACGGTCACCCACGCGTACTGA
- a CDS encoding dolichyl-phosphate-mannose--protein mannosyltransferase: protein MAGGSSAGAGPAGGGVAGVVRRRLATVDARLDGRSWLATGFVVAVAAILRFVGLSHPPGKIFDEVYYARDAWGLVDKGVEWNYKDGGPSYVVHPPLGKWLIGLGEWAFGYSDAEHGISVPGALTTTAPEFGWRFSAALIGTLSVLLLVRIGRRLFHSTVLGCAAGLLLALDGFHLVLSRTALLDIFLLFFVLAAFGALVLDRDASRRRWARALDAGLDPTAPGRAGRPAGGWRTWPWWRLATGVLLGCAFAVKWSALYFVPAFALLAVLWQVGVRRSAGVRRPWRDTLLDEVPWLVLAGVLIAVTYVATWSGWLLGDDGYYRLAERYPNSGLSDTPVIGALGNLWEYHSAALGFHNQLDDSHKYQSWPWQWLLLGRPVAFYWSGDGSCGASSCAAEILLLGTPLLWWSFLPALAAVAWLGLARRDWRAGAILLPVAAGLLPWFWFALQGRTMFSFYAAPALPFLVLAVVYVLGAIVSPAGPPDGPAAVVDEQATRDRRLVGGVIAGAYVSLVALCFAYFYPVFVGTLLPYAEWSARMWLDGRWI, encoded by the coding sequence GTGGCCGGGGGTTCTTCCGCCGGTGCCGGCCCGGCCGGAGGCGGGGTGGCCGGGGTGGTACGCCGCCGGCTGGCCACCGTCGACGCCCGCCTGGACGGCCGCTCCTGGCTGGCCACCGGCTTCGTGGTGGCCGTCGCGGCGATCCTGCGGTTCGTCGGGCTGAGCCACCCACCGGGCAAGATCTTCGACGAGGTCTACTACGCGCGGGACGCCTGGGGGCTGGTCGACAAGGGCGTCGAGTGGAACTACAAGGACGGCGGCCCGTCGTACGTCGTCCACCCGCCGCTGGGCAAGTGGCTCATCGGGCTCGGCGAGTGGGCCTTCGGCTACTCCGACGCCGAGCACGGCATCTCGGTGCCCGGCGCCCTGACGACCACCGCGCCGGAGTTCGGCTGGCGCTTCTCGGCGGCGCTGATCGGCACCCTGTCGGTGCTGCTGCTGGTGCGAATCGGACGCCGGCTGTTCCACTCGACGGTGCTGGGCTGCGCGGCGGGTCTGCTGCTCGCGCTGGACGGCTTCCACCTGGTGCTGTCGCGCACCGCACTGCTGGACATCTTCCTGCTCTTCTTCGTGCTGGCCGCGTTCGGTGCCCTCGTGCTCGACCGGGACGCCAGCCGACGGCGGTGGGCCCGGGCGCTCGACGCGGGCCTCGACCCCACGGCGCCGGGCCGGGCCGGGCGTCCGGCCGGCGGCTGGCGTACGTGGCCCTGGTGGCGGCTGGCGACGGGGGTACTGCTGGGCTGCGCCTTCGCGGTGAAGTGGAGCGCCCTGTACTTCGTGCCGGCGTTCGCCCTGCTGGCCGTGCTGTGGCAGGTCGGCGTCCGCCGCTCGGCCGGGGTACGCCGCCCGTGGCGGGACACCCTTCTCGACGAGGTGCCCTGGCTGGTGCTGGCCGGCGTGCTGATCGCGGTCACCTACGTGGCCACCTGGTCGGGCTGGCTGCTCGGCGACGACGGCTACTACCGGCTCGCCGAGCGCTATCCGAACTCCGGGCTGAGCGACACGCCGGTGATCGGCGCACTGGGCAACCTGTGGGAATACCACTCCGCCGCGCTGGGCTTCCACAACCAGCTCGACGACTCGCACAAGTACCAGTCCTGGCCGTGGCAGTGGTTGCTGCTGGGTCGGCCGGTGGCGTTCTACTGGTCGGGCGACGGGTCGTGCGGGGCGTCCAGCTGCGCGGCGGAGATCCTGCTGCTCGGCACCCCGCTGCTGTGGTGGTCGTTCCTGCCGGCGTTGGCGGCGGTGGCCTGGCTGGGCCTGGCCCGGCGGGACTGGCGCGCCGGGGCGATCCTGCTGCCGGTGGCCGCCGGCCTGCTGCCCTGGTTCTGGTTCGCCCTCCAGGGGCGCACGATGTTCTCCTTCTACGCCGCGCCCGCCCTGCCGTTCCTGGTGCTGGCCGTGGTCTACGTGCTCGGGGCGATCGTGTCGCCGGCGGGGCCGCCGGACGGCCCGGCCGCCGTCGTGGACGAACAGGCGACCCGGGACCGCCGGCTGGTCGGCGGGGTGATCGCCGGGGCGTACGTGTCGCTGGTGGCGCTCTGCTTCGCGTACTTCTATCCGGTCTTCGTCGGCACCCTGCTGCCGTACGCGGAGTGGTCGGCGCGGATGTGGCTCGACGGCCGCTGGATCTGA
- the rsmI gene encoding 16S rRNA (cytidine(1402)-2'-O)-methyltransferase translates to MKECRSVGDMSDNGGLVLLGAPLGNPADASTRLREVLAVADVVAAEDTRRLTRLARDLDVTIPGRIVSYFEGNEERRTPELVDVLAAGYQVALVTDGGMPSVSDPGYRLVRAALDAGVPVTAAPGPSAVTTALALSGLPCDRFCFEGFLPRTPGARRARLRALATEERTLVLFEAPHRVAAALADLAAAFGDDRPAALCRELTKTYEEVLRRPLGYLARWAAEGQPRGEITLVVAGAPAAAAERPDDDTLRAAVAAREAAGLTRRDAITEVATEYDLRRRDVYTIVHA, encoded by the coding sequence ATGAAGGAGTGCCGATCCGTGGGTGACATGTCCGATAACGGAGGATTGGTTCTCCTGGGTGCGCCGCTCGGCAACCCCGCCGACGCCTCGACCCGCCTCCGGGAGGTGCTCGCCGTCGCCGACGTGGTGGCCGCCGAGGACACCCGCCGGCTCACCCGGCTCGCCCGGGACCTCGACGTGACGATCCCCGGCCGGATCGTCTCCTACTTCGAGGGCAACGAGGAACGACGTACCCCCGAACTGGTCGACGTGCTCGCCGCCGGATACCAGGTCGCGCTGGTCACCGACGGCGGCATGCCCAGCGTCTCCGACCCCGGCTACCGGCTGGTCCGGGCGGCACTCGACGCCGGCGTGCCGGTCACCGCCGCCCCGGGCCCCAGCGCGGTGACCACCGCCCTGGCGCTGTCCGGGCTGCCCTGCGACCGGTTCTGCTTCGAGGGGTTCCTGCCGCGCACCCCGGGTGCCCGCCGCGCCCGGCTGCGCGCCCTCGCCACCGAGGAACGCACCCTCGTGCTGTTCGAGGCGCCGCACCGGGTGGCGGCGGCGCTGGCTGACCTGGCCGCTGCGTTCGGCGACGACCGGCCCGCCGCGCTCTGCCGCGAACTGACCAAGACGTACGAGGAGGTGCTCCGCCGCCCCCTCGGGTACCTGGCCCGCTGGGCCGCGGAGGGGCAGCCGCGCGGCGAGATCACCCTCGTGGTGGCCGGTGCCCCGGCGGCTGCCGCCGAGCGACCCGACGACGACACGCTGCGCGCGGCGGTCGCCGCCCGCGAGGCCGCCGGCCTGACCCGCCGCGACGCGATCACCGAGGTCGCCACCGAGTACGACCTGCGCCGCCGCGACGTCTACACGATCGTCCACGCCTGA